One window of Catharus ustulatus isolate bCatUst1 chromosome 3, bCatUst1.pri.v2, whole genome shotgun sequence genomic DNA carries:
- the PLN gene encoding cardiac phospholamban, translating to MEKVQHMTRAALRRASTIEVNPQARQRLQELFVNFCLILICLLLICIIVMLL from the coding sequence ATGGAGAAGGTCCAACACATGACCCGCGCCGCTCTGAGGAGAGCCTCAACTATTGAGGTCAACCCGCAAGCACGCCAAAGGCTCCAAGAGCTCTTTGTGAATTTCTGCCTGATTTTAATTTGCCTCTTGCTGATCTGTATCATTGTGATGCTTCTCTGA